A region of Candidatus Aminicenantes bacterium DNA encodes the following proteins:
- a CDS encoding pyridoxal-phosphate dependent enzyme, whose translation MTNREYAASVERADERIRNGILRTPLEFAPGLSRAAEARVFIKWECDQQTGSFKLRGALNALRSLTAAERGRGVLSASTGNHGLAMLHAAGLEKIRLTLFVPLTIAAVKRDKLRAAGADLVIAGATCEQSEIMARAEAARSGRVYVSPYNDARVVAGQGTVGLEIGAALPDLGDVLVPVGGGGLAAGIGAALAARLPMVRVWGVEPAHSAFMAASLTAGRLVEIAEKPTLADAVAGGIEPGSITFDLCRRCLSGIITVSERTLRAARLCMERLHGRPVEGAGALALAGLRTRLDVFRGRTVVLVVSGRNAPPAAAGLPRRSVSNKMKQD comes from the coding sequence TCGCAACGGCATCCTCCGCACCCCGCTCGAATTTGCGCCGGGGTTGAGCCGGGCGGCCGAGGCCCGCGTCTTCATCAAGTGGGAATGCGATCAGCAGACCGGCTCCTTCAAGCTGCGGGGCGCTCTGAACGCGCTCCGATCGTTGACCGCGGCCGAGCGCGGACGCGGCGTGCTGTCCGCCTCCACCGGAAACCACGGGCTGGCCATGCTCCACGCCGCCGGTTTGGAAAAGATCCGCCTAACGCTCTTCGTCCCGTTGACCATCGCCGCCGTCAAGCGCGACAAGCTGAGGGCGGCCGGAGCCGATCTCGTCATCGCCGGAGCGACCTGCGAACAGTCCGAGATCATGGCCCGGGCCGAGGCGGCTCGGTCGGGCCGGGTTTATGTATCGCCCTATAACGACGCCCGGGTCGTGGCCGGGCAGGGTACCGTGGGCCTGGAGATCGGGGCCGCGCTTCCGGACCTCGGTGATGTCCTGGTCCCGGTGGGAGGCGGAGGACTGGCGGCCGGGATCGGCGCGGCGCTTGCGGCGCGCTTGCCGATGGTCCGGGTTTGGGGTGTGGAACCGGCGCATTCGGCCTTCATGGCGGCCTCGCTGACCGCCGGACGCCTGGTCGAGATCGCCGAAAAGCCGACTCTGGCCGATGCCGTCGCTGGCGGCATCGAGCCGGGTTCGATCACTTTCGACCTCTGCCGGAGATGCCTGAGCGGGATCATCACGGTGTCCGAGCGGACTTTGCGGGCCGCCCGCCTCTGCATGGAAAGGCTCCACGGACGGCCCGTGGAAGGCGCCGGAGCGTTGGCCCTGGCTGGGCTGCGCACCCGTCTTGATGTCTTCCGCGGCCGGACGGTGGTTCTCGTCGTCAGCGGGCGCAATGCGCCGCCGGCCGCCGCCGGGTTGCCGCGGCGATCCGTTTCGAATAAGATGAAGCAGGATTGA
- a CDS encoding hydroxymethylpyrimidine/phosphomethylpyrimidine kinase, protein MIKTLYSVAGFDPSGGAGVLLDLAVFRSLGFRGAAVLTALTAQDSASVFAVRPVPPAFIRRQWDALRADLPPAGIKIGMAGSPAGLAEIARGLALHPSIPRVVDPILRATSGALLAGRISRARFTAALSGRLTLLTPNLAEASWLTGHPVATPEAMEEAARSLAEDWSCACLIKGGHLPGAAIDVLFDGSRVRRFPHPRLNRNAHGTGCFLSASILAHLALGRELAEACAEAICETGRAIRRSVRPGRGRSLLAP, encoded by the coding sequence ATGATCAAAACCCTCTACAGCGTCGCCGGCTTCGATCCCTCGGGGGGAGCCGGCGTTTTATTGGACCTGGCCGTCTTTCGCAGTCTGGGCTTTCGCGGCGCGGCCGTCCTGACGGCCTTGACGGCCCAGGACTCGGCTTCCGTTTTCGCCGTTCGGCCCGTCCCTCCCGCCTTCATCCGCCGCCAGTGGGATGCGCTGCGGGCCGATCTGCCGCCCGCCGGCATCAAAATCGGGATGGCCGGGTCCCCCGCCGGCTTGGCCGAGATCGCGCGCGGACTGGCGCTTCACCCTTCGATTCCGCGGGTTGTCGATCCGATTCTCCGCGCCACGTCGGGCGCCCTACTCGCCGGCCGCATTTCCCGGGCCCGCTTCACCGCCGCCCTCAGCGGCCGGCTCACTTTGCTGACGCCCAATCTCGCGGAAGCCTCCTGGCTGACCGGACACCCGGTGGCGACGCCCGAAGCGATGGAGGAGGCGGCGCGGTCTCTTGCCGAAGACTGGAGTTGCGCCTGCCTGATCAAGGGGGGGCATTTACCAGGGGCCGCTATCGATGTCCTCTTCGACGGTTCGCGGGTCCGCCGCTTCCCTCATCCCCGGCTGAATCGCAACGCGCATGGGACGGGGTGCTTTCTCTCGGCTTCGATCTTGGCCCATTTGGCCCTCGGCCGGGAGCTCGCCGAGGCTTGCGCCGAAGCGATTTGCGAGACCGGACGGGCGATTCGCCGCTCGGTCCGCCCGGGTCGCGGCCGCAGCCTGCTCGCCCCCTAG
- a CDS encoding TRASH domain protein, with protein MFIRGLFRLVYYAFTAYLVWSVYRLLTGASRRKARPSAKPRLSGMMVKDEICQTYLPKENALRETSDGREHYFCSPECRTKFLAGRRTGKPQ; from the coding sequence GTCTCGTCTATTACGCCTTCACCGCATATTTGGTCTGGTCGGTCTACCGACTGCTGACCGGCGCATCGCGGCGGAAAGCCCGGCCGTCGGCCAAGCCCCGCTTGAGCGGGATGATGGTCAAGGACGAGATCTGCCAGACCTACTTGCCGAAGGAGAACGCCCTGCGGGAGACATCCGACGGCCGGGAGCATTATTTCTGCTCACCCGAATGCCGGACCAAGTTCCTGGCCGGGCGCCGAACCGGCAAGCCTCAATAA
- a CDS encoding ABC transporter substrate-binding protein: MRVISPLKRRRAFILLAAAFFLPACPRPGKTVYTIGILQLLESPTAREIRRGIVKALEDYGLRNGANIRLDVRDGLGDLSEVQRIARDFVTDRMDLIIAVTTPCLQAALIAAPKTPIVFTSVANPYLTRAGTAAANHLDNVTGVASTGPIRQTLVFVKEVLPSVRRVGTLWTPSELNSEYYLGLLRSAADELGLEIVTVPVANPNEVLLASQVLINKRVDAIYQISDNTVNASFEALGQAAVEAGLPLFGGFLLSTRSGACAAMGWDFFDMGYKTGSLAVRIKNGEKPAGIPFLSMSNVHLSLNPAAAARQGIRFTEAVRKRAAEIVAEDLPAGKTNGESADGSAIRLPGAR, encoded by the coding sequence GTGCGAGTGATAAGTCCTCTCAAACGCAGGCGGGCTTTTATCCTGCTCGCCGCAGCGTTCTTTCTTCCCGCCTGCCCGCGGCCCGGCAAAACCGTCTATACGATCGGCATCCTCCAGCTTCTCGAATCTCCGACCGCCCGCGAAATCCGGCGGGGGATCGTCAAGGCCCTGGAGGATTACGGCCTGCGCAACGGGGCCAATATCCGGCTCGACGTCCGCGATGGGCTGGGCGACCTGTCCGAGGTTCAGCGGATTGCGCGCGACTTCGTTACGGACCGGATGGACCTGATCATCGCCGTCACGACGCCTTGCCTTCAGGCCGCCCTGATCGCAGCCCCCAAGACTCCGATCGTCTTCACCTCGGTGGCCAACCCATACCTGACCAGGGCCGGAACGGCAGCGGCCAATCACTTGGACAATGTCACCGGCGTCGCCTCGACCGGCCCAATCCGGCAGACGCTGGTCTTCGTCAAGGAGGTCCTGCCGTCGGTCCGGAGAGTGGGGACGCTGTGGACACCTTCCGAGCTCAACTCCGAGTATTATCTCGGTCTGTTGCGATCGGCCGCGGACGAGCTGGGGCTGGAGATCGTGACCGTACCCGTGGCCAACCCGAACGAGGTGCTGCTGGCCTCGCAGGTTCTGATCAACAAGCGGGTCGATGCCATCTACCAGATCTCCGACAATACGGTCAACGCCTCCTTCGAGGCGCTGGGCCAGGCCGCGGTCGAGGCGGGACTTCCGCTTTTCGGCGGCTTCCTTTTATCCACCCGATCGGGAGCCTGCGCGGCCATGGGCTGGGATTTCTTCGACATGGGCTACAAGACCGGCTCGCTGGCGGTCCGGATCAAGAACGGCGAGAAGCCCGCCGGCATTCCTTTCCTGTCCATGAGCAACGTCCATCTCTCGCTCAACCCGGCGGCTGCCGCCCGGCAGGGCATCCGGTTCACGGAGGCCGTGCGGAAACGAGCCGCCGAGATCGTGGCCGAGGACCTTCCGGCGGGGAAGACGAACGGTGAATCGGCGGATGGGAGCGCGATCCGCCTGCCGGGCGCCCGCTAG
- a CDS encoding acylphosphatase, with translation MNTVRARIFVFGRVHGVWYRGFTERRAEDLGLVGWVRNLADGTVEVLAEGPRPAIKALLGLLGQGPPGARVDRVETEWGEATGEFDRFRIQPTVY, from the coding sequence GTGAATACGGTCCGGGCCCGCATTTTCGTCTTCGGCCGGGTGCATGGGGTATGGTATCGCGGCTTCACCGAGCGGCGGGCCGAAGACCTGGGCCTCGTCGGCTGGGTGCGCAACTTGGCCGATGGAACCGTTGAAGTTCTGGCCGAAGGGCCGAGGCCCGCGATTAAAGCGTTGCTCGGGCTGCTCGGGCAGGGGCCGCCGGGCGCCCGAGTCGACCGCGTCGAGACCGAGTGGGGGGAGGCAACCGGGGAGTTCGATCGCTTCCGGATTCAGCCGACGGTTTATTGA